One genomic segment of Marinitoga piezophila KA3 includes these proteins:
- a CDS encoding type II secretion system protein: MKKGYILLESVISLMILSIISAIVLAISARTIVMYKEILYKDFKRLNAENSILSLFKLLKYDIKPETIEFKEYSLTKQMIFLNNEDKPVIIEKYGNDLSVVYINEAGQKTRDYLYRSVNMSDLNYQNKIMKFRFDNYELNIYSEEW; the protein is encoded by the coding sequence ATGAAAAAAGGATATATTCTTCTTGAAAGTGTAATATCTTTGATGATACTATCAATAATATCAGCAATTGTCCTTGCAATTAGTGCAAGGACAATTGTTATGTATAAAGAGATTTTATATAAAGATTTTAAAAGACTTAATGCAGAAAATTCAATTTTATCATTGTTTAAATTATTAAAATACGATATAAAACCTGAAACAATAGAATTTAAAGAATACAGTCTTACTAAACAAATGATATTTTTAAATAATGAAGATAAACCAGTAATAATAGAAAAATATGGAAATGATTTAAGTGTGGTGTATATCAATGAAGCCGGTCAAAAAACTAGAGATTATTTATATAGAAGTGTAAATATGTCAGATTTAAACTATCAAAACAAAATAATGAAATTTAGATTTGATAATTATGAATTAAATATATATTCTGAGGAGTGGTAA
- a CDS encoding DUF4912 domain-containing protein, which yields MIIDKKLSMLLENDEPSIQELRNIAKNMGIKLKRSMRKKDIIKVIKNKLLQLKEEGLITDPTVMNSFTTKSINKNSILKYGKKLNKNILVITSVNANWVHAFWEFSNEIIEKLNKISESTKLIMRFYDITGIEMDIDVPHRTYEYPNDLKEYTNYYFYLPVPNKEYIAELGYFTQEKEFIAIIRSNRVKMPSDKPNFSESVYMYNLKTGKKRKIKHKKEFNIIEKISGVSNGNMIFSQLGDKPPISGGGSFIWNLYSLNRGIKK from the coding sequence ATGATAATAGACAAAAAACTATCCATGTTGCTTGAAAATGATGAGCCCAGCATTCAAGAGTTAAGAAATATTGCCAAAAATATGGGCATTAAATTAAAAAGATCAATGAGAAAAAAAGATATTATAAAAGTTATAAAAAACAAGCTATTACAATTGAAGGAAGAAGGATTAATTACAGATCCAACGGTTATGAACAGTTTTACAACGAAGTCAATTAATAAAAATTCTATACTTAAATACGGGAAGAAATTAAATAAAAATATTCTTGTTATTACAAGTGTAAATGCAAATTGGGTTCATGCATTTTGGGAATTTTCAAATGAAATAATAGAAAAATTAAATAAAATTTCTGAAAGTACAAAACTTATAATGAGATTTTATGATATAACAGGAATAGAAATGGATATAGATGTACCTCATAGAACATATGAATATCCAAATGATTTAAAAGAATATACAAACTACTATTTTTATTTACCAGTTCCTAACAAAGAATACATTGCAGAATTAGGGTATTTTACACAGGAAAAAGAATTTATAGCGATAATTAGAAGTAATAGAGTGAAGATGCCATCTGATAAGCCAAATTTTTCAGAATCAGTATATATGTATAATTTAAAAACTGGTAAAAAAAGAAAAATAAAGCATAAAAAAGAATTTAATATAATTGAAAAAATTTCCGGAGTCTCTAATGGAAATATGATATTTTCTCAATTGGGAGATAAACCCCCTATATCAGGTGGAGGATCATTTATCTGGAACTTGTATTCTTTAAATAGGGGGATAAAGAAATGA
- a CDS encoding HEAT repeat domain-containing protein, which yields MANPIIEAYKLLQEKIRIENMRTYLELLESKVSTVKAKSIQELSKQKVEVTHIEEMLKDHNANVRLSALKYLEKMGKLRCDLLEELFTDISPVIRKESVKLYLALGCENFEKIYPLSKDPDFKVRFQLVNSFIEFYPEDIEKIKPYFKDEPNAQIKVLLDYSDSINDSLLSEEISMTLKKLLLKRFFEANDSVTVYNALGEAYLNASKEIKLLIIKYMSALPCEISKNFFTKNIEEEKDIDLLYELVNKGKKICGNDIVEDWVIDEFIKSEIPKIKNFGFKLAADKDDMNYVDYAREILDTVEDEFLSGAVSYLLHFLDYTLLDKIPEFLESLSVKRKGYALQIIRKLKAEQFLMEVSKIAENKSYPVNLRKNAINILKILKANNFWETPYNILKDENENGALKLAALTTLLKLNPEVVPSVLE from the coding sequence ATGGCAAATCCAATAATTGAGGCATACAAATTATTACAGGAAAAAATAAGAATTGAAAACATGAGAACATATCTTGAATTGCTTGAATCAAAGGTTTCCACAGTTAAAGCAAAATCAATACAGGAACTTTCTAAACAAAAGGTTGAAGTAACTCATATAGAGGAAATGTTAAAAGACCATAATGCAAATGTACGTCTTTCTGCGTTAAAATATCTGGAAAAAATGGGGAAATTAAGATGCGACTTATTAGAAGAATTGTTTACAGATATTTCTCCGGTAATAAGAAAAGAAAGTGTAAAATTATATTTAGCTCTTGGATGTGAGAACTTTGAAAAAATATATCCTCTTTCAAAAGATCCGGATTTCAAGGTTAGATTTCAATTGGTTAATTCATTTATAGAGTTCTATCCAGAAGATATAGAAAAAATAAAACCTTATTTTAAAGATGAACCTAATGCGCAAATAAAAGTATTGTTGGATTATAGCGATTCAATAAACGATAGCCTATTATCAGAAGAAATATCCATGACATTAAAAAAGTTATTGTTAAAACGATTTTTTGAAGCGAATGACTCTGTTACTGTATATAATGCATTAGGTGAGGCGTATTTAAATGCATCAAAAGAGATAAAATTATTGATAATAAAATATATGTCTGCATTGCCGTGTGAAATATCGAAGAATTTCTTTACAAAGAATATTGAAGAAGAAAAAGATATAGATTTATTATATGAATTGGTTAATAAAGGTAAGAAAATATGCGGAAATGATATAGTAGAAGATTGGGTAATAGACGAATTTATAAAATCAGAAATTCCTAAAATTAAGAATTTTGGATTTAAACTTGCAGCAGATAAGGATGATATGAATTATGTAGATTATGCAAGGGAAATATTGGATACCGTAGAAGATGAATTTTTGAGCGGTGCGGTAAGTTATCTTTTACATTTTCTTGATTATACATTACTTGATAAAATTCCAGAGTTTTTAGAATCACTTTCAGTAAAGAGAAAAGGTTATGCATTGCAAATAATAAGAAAATTAAAGGCAGAACAATTTTTAATGGAAGTTTCTAAAATCGCAGAAAATAAATCATATCCAGTTAATTTAAGGAAAAATGCCATAAATATATTAAAAATATTAAAAGCAAACAATTTCTGGGAAACACCATATAATATTTTAAAAGATGAAAATGAAAATGGTGCTTTAAAATTAGCAGCATTAACAACACTTTTAAAATTAAATCCAGAGGTTGTTCCAAGTGTTCTTGAATGA
- a CDS encoding ComF family protein → MKRIVQEFKFREKIHYADFLSKMLLKTYKYFKIDFSNEPEILYIPSIKRHYKIRGYNPVKEIAKNFSKYTGFKINHAISVKKGYNKSQVEANTIEERKKQIKGKFVLVSELEKKDYILIDDVYTTGATIEEVLNILKGKITVITLCKNVKK, encoded by the coding sequence ATGAAAAGAATAGTACAGGAATTCAAATTTCGTGAAAAAATACATTATGCTGATTTTCTTTCAAAAATGCTATTAAAAACATATAAATATTTTAAAATAGATTTTTCAAATGAACCAGAAATATTATATATTCCGTCAATAAAACGTCATTATAAAATAAGGGGATATAATCCTGTAAAGGAAATTGCAAAGAATTTTTCTAAATATACAGGCTTTAAAATAAATCATGCAATTTCAGTAAAAAAAGGGTATAATAAATCCCAGGTAGAAGCTAATACGATTGAAGAAAGAAAAAAGCAAATAAAAGGAAAATTCGTATTGGTCAGTGAGTTAGAAAAAAAAGATTATATACTAATTGATGATGTTTATACGACAGGTGCTACAATAGAAGAGGTATTAAATATACTAAAAGGTAAAATTACTGTTATAACTCTTTGCAAAAATGTAAAGAAATGA
- a CDS encoding 2-oxoacid:acceptor oxidoreductase family protein: MPEKYFEIRWHGRAGQGAKSASQFLTEAAVEAGKYSTAFPEYGAERSGAPMKAFNRIADVPIRIRSGIENPDVVVVFDDTMLGLPDITAGLGEDKIMLVNTVMSPEEVREKTGFKGKIYTIPATDIALEEIKRGIPNTVMIGALVKLTNVVPMEVVKEKVRKTFEKKFSEEVVQANLRAVDRGYQEVKGDA; the protein is encoded by the coding sequence GTGCCAGAAAAATACTTTGAAATCAGATGGCATGGAAGAGCTGGTCAGGGTGCAAAAAGTGCTTCTCAGTTTTTAACAGAAGCTGCAGTAGAAGCAGGAAAATACTCAACAGCATTCCCAGAATACGGTGCAGAAAGATCAGGAGCACCAATGAAAGCATTTAACAGAATTGCTGATGTTCCAATTAGAATAAGAAGCGGTATTGAAAATCCAGATGTTGTTGTTGTATTCGATGATACTATGTTAGGATTGCCAGATATTACAGCTGGTCTCGGTGAAGATAAGATTATGTTGGTTAACACAGTTATGTCACCAGAAGAAGTAAGAGAAAAAACAGGATTCAAGGGAAAAATATATACAATTCCAGCAACAGATATAGCATTAGAAGAAATAAAAAGAGGTATTCCAAATACAGTTATGATTGGAGCTCTTGTTAAATTGACAAATGTTGTTCCAATGGAAGTTGTAAAGGAAAAGGTTAGAAAAACATTTGAAAAGAAATTCTCCGAAGAAGTAGTTCAAGCAAACTTAAGAGCTGTTGACCGCGGTTATCAGGAGGTGAAAGGCGATGCCTAA
- a CDS encoding glycoside hydrolase family 57 protein has translation MKKGNILFVLHSHLPYVRHPDYEEFMEERWLFEAITETYVPLIQMFKKLEHRGIEFKLTMSFSPTLIEMLSSIDLQEKYVRYLKKIIKLAENEYIKTKDEEIQKHKMADYYLNRFKEILVIFEREYEKNILEAFKEYAEKGYLELITTAATHAVLPIYQEYPDIVKMQVKYGLETFKKAFGYYPKGFWLPELAYYEGLDAILKEFGIEYTILEREALIHGESYPLYNVYNPIMTHEGLFVFGRDKENNFEIFDPEYGYTSDPRYREFYRDIGFDREYEYIKDYIDKSGVRCNTGIKYHKITGKEKELFEKGLYDIDEAYSVVKEHAKDFVEKRKKQLKKLSNEYPEIEPTMVYAFNTDFFGHWWYEGIIFLQKVFENLDAVENLNAKTPMEILNDIEEIQMLSPSKSTWGINGYFEEWINGNNDWIYPAIYEMVEVLKKKINNKFTEQEKRVLQQMITELMLTQSSDWAFIISSGTTVEYAVNRIKTHVKRFFELNEMLDSGKIEKNKLKYYMWVDKIFENIDYSKIM, from the coding sequence ATGAAAAAAGGAAATATATTATTTGTTTTACATTCACATCTTCCATATGTAAGACATCCGGATTATGAAGAGTTTATGGAAGAGAGATGGCTTTTTGAGGCTATAACAGAAACATATGTGCCATTAATTCAGATGTTTAAAAAGCTTGAACATAGAGGAATAGAATTTAAATTAACAATGAGTTTTTCGCCTACATTAATTGAAATGTTGAGTAGCATTGATTTACAGGAAAAGTATGTTCGTTATTTAAAAAAGATTATAAAACTTGCAGAAAATGAATATATAAAAACAAAAGATGAAGAGATACAAAAACATAAAATGGCAGACTATTATCTAAATAGGTTTAAAGAAATTCTTGTTATATTTGAAAGAGAATATGAGAAAAATATTCTTGAAGCATTTAAAGAATATGCAGAAAAAGGTTATCTCGAATTAATTACCACAGCAGCAACTCATGCGGTTCTTCCAATATATCAGGAATATCCTGATATAGTTAAAATGCAGGTAAAATATGGTCTTGAAACATTTAAAAAAGCATTTGGATATTATCCAAAAGGTTTCTGGCTTCCTGAATTAGCTTATTATGAAGGACTTGATGCAATATTAAAGGAATTTGGAATAGAATATACAATACTTGAAAGAGAAGCTCTGATACACGGTGAAAGTTATCCACTGTATAATGTATATAATCCAATAATGACACATGAAGGATTATTTGTATTTGGAAGAGATAAAGAAAATAATTTTGAGATTTTTGATCCGGAATATGGATATACATCGGATCCAAGATATAGAGAATTTTATAGAGATATAGGATTTGATAGGGAATATGAGTATATAAAAGATTATATTGATAAAAGTGGAGTAAGATGCAACACAGGAATAAAATATCATAAAATAACAGGAAAGGAAAAAGAATTATTCGAAAAAGGATTATATGATATAGATGAAGCATATAGCGTTGTAAAAGAACATGCAAAAGATTTCGTTGAAAAAAGGAAAAAACAGTTAAAAAAGCTATCTAACGAATATCCAGAAATAGAACCAACAATGGTTTATGCATTTAATACAGATTTTTTTGGGCATTGGTGGTATGAAGGAATTATTTTTTTACAAAAAGTTTTTGAAAATCTTGATGCAGTAGAAAACTTAAATGCAAAAACGCCAATGGAAATTTTAAATGATATAGAAGAAATTCAAATGCTTTCACCTTCAAAATCAACGTGGGGAATAAACGGATATTTTGAAGAGTGGATAAATGGCAATAATGATTGGATATATCCGGCAATATATGAAATGGTTGAAGTTTTGAAAAAGAAAATTAACAATAAATTTACAGAGCAGGAAAAACGTGTTTTGCAACAAATGATAACAGAGCTAATGCTTACGCAATCAAGTGATTGGGCGTTTATTATAAGTTCAGGGACGACAGTAGAATATGCCGTTAACAGAATCAAAACACACGTGAAACGTTTTTTTGAACTTAATGAAATGCTTGACAGTGGAAAAATTGAAAAAAATAAGTTAAAATATTATATGTGGGTAGATAAGATTTTTGAGAACATTGATTATAGTAAAATAATGTGA
- a CDS encoding 4Fe-4S binding protein translates to MPKYDSWKEMPIAGVIDKPATAREYNTGTWRVMRPIVDKDACINCMQCWLYCPDMAIDGKVKEDGKTEMIGFNYTYCKGCGTCAEVCPVNAITMKPETEFLK, encoded by the coding sequence ATGCCTAAATACGATAGCTGGAAAGAAATGCCAATTGCTGGTGTAATAGATAAACCAGCAACAGCAAGAGAATACAATACAGGTACATGGAGAGTAATGAGACCAATTGTAGATAAAGATGCATGTATAAATTGTATGCAATGTTGGTTATACTGTCCAGACATGGCAATAGATGGAAAAGTAAAAGAAGATGGAAAAACAGAAATGATAGGCTTCAACTACACATATTGTAAAGGTTGTGGAACATGTGCAGAAGTATGTCCTGTAAATGCAATTACAATGAAGCCTGAAACGGAATTTTTAAAATAA